One region of Macadamia integrifolia cultivar HAES 741 chromosome 11, SCU_Mint_v3, whole genome shotgun sequence genomic DNA includes:
- the LOC122093128 gene encoding UPF0481 protein At3g47200-like, with product MDVDDILTSSIEAKLCPEPPLSSRACIFRVPHVLSRQSEGAFAPNIVSIGPFHHGHENLKRMEEFKLWYLHGLLSRAPTSQTSLKIFTKAIRQLEERARECYAEHLMEFDTDEFVEMMLVDGCFILELFRKKVNGIERQRDDPISNTPWMDSYLRVDLMLLENQIPWFVLECLFNLTVPSGEMNPSFAELALGFFDTMMPMTVPAKSSSRFETKHLLDLLWNSIISASADVELTLENEYWEVIPKVKNLVEAGVKFRKGSPEEILNIRFEDGVMEIPPLLIQGSTELLFRNLMAYEQCCFFLPNRITSYVVFLDSLINSSKDVHLLGDQGILENWLSTEEDASLFFSRVWKGGTLHKFYYVGICQKVNAYYGTSWHKWRATLKRDYFNNPWTIISFIGAIVMLVLTLLQALFSILSFY from the coding sequence ATGGATGTGGATGATATATTGACATCTTCCATTGAAGCAAAGCTTTGTCCTGAGCCTCCATTGTCCTCTCGGGCTTGTATCTTCAGAGTTCCCCATGTACTCTCTCGACAAAGTGAAGGTGCTTTTGCACCTAATATTGTCTCAATTGGCCCCTTCCACCATGGTCATGAAAACCTGAAGAGAATGGAAGAATTCAAACTATGGTATTTGCATGGCCTCCTCTCTCGTGCTCCAACTTCACAGACAAGTTTAAAGATATTCACCAAAGCCATTCGGCAGTTGGAGGAACGTGCACGTGAGTGTTATGCAGAAcatttgatggaatttgacACAGATGAATTCGTGGAGATGATGCTAGTTGATGGTTGTTTCATCTTAGAACTTTTCCGCAAGAAAGTAAATGGCATAGAAAGACAAAGAGACGATCCCATATCCAATACACCTTGGATGGATAGTTACTTGCGAgttgacttgatgttgcttgaGAACCAAATTCCATGGTTTGTTCTTGAATGTCTATTCAACCTCACAGTGCCTTCCGGAGAAATGAACCCTTCCTTTGCTGAGCTTGCTCTAGGTTTCTTTGATACTATGATGCCAATGACAGTTCCTGCCAAATCGAGCTCTAGATTTGAAACAAAGCATTTGCTTGACTTGCTGTGGAATAGCATAATTTCAGCTTCTGCAGATGTAGAGTTGACATTGGAGAATGAATATTGGGAAGTAATTCCTAAAGTGAAAAACCTTGTAGAGGCTGGAGTCAAATTCAGAAAGGGCAGCCCTGAAGAAATATTGAATATAAGATTCGAAGATGGGGTGATGGAAATACCACCATTGCTAATTCAAGGGAGCACAGAACTTCTCTTTCGGAATCTCATGGCTTATGAGCAGTGTTGTTTTTTCTTGCCTAACCGAATCACTTCTTATGTTGTATTTTTGGATTCTCTCATTAACTCATCAAAGGATGTGCATTTACTTGGGGACCAAGGAATATTAGAGAACTGGTTGAGCACTGAAGAAGATGCTTCCCTTTTCTTTAGCAGGGTATGGAAAGGTGGTACTCTTCACAAATTCTATTATGTGGGAATTTGCCAAAAAGTGAATGCTTATTATGGAACAAGTTGGCATAAGTGGCGAGCAACACTGAAGCGTGATTACTTCAACAACCCATGGACCATAATTTCCTTCATTGGTGCTATTGTAATGCTAGTTCTTACCTTGTTGCAAGCCTTATTCTCTATcctaagtttttattag
- the LOC122093895 gene encoding UPF0481 protein At3g47200-like, translating to MNVEEALASSIEAKLRSKPPLSSQACIFRVPHVLFRQSEGAFAPHIVSIGPCYHGHENLKSMEDFKLWYLHGLLSRRPIPQTSLKIFTKDIQQLEERAREYYTEHLVDFDTDEFMEMMLVDGCFILEHFCRKRNGIDGRQRDDPISSVPWMDSNLRVDLMLLENQILWVVLECLFNLTMPPGERSSSLAELALGFFDTMMPTTVLAKSSSRLETKHILDLLWNNIISASANVELTLENDQYWEVIPKVTDLVEAKVKFRKGNHEEILNIRFKDGVMEIPPLLIQGSTKLLFRNLILMSSVVISCLTESLLMLISVIEGCHQLDCSINSLVSLNMVVAFILNNGAASDCFHRTLRGLQQELILVMKLGFICTSEVPFQHAFHKHINGWSKNSSIAYLQNVDLHVYHNNQSIWLRMM from the exons ATGAATGTAGAAGAAGCATTGGCATCTTCCATTGAAGCAAAGCTTCGTTCTAAGCCACCATTGTCCTCTCAAGCTTGTATCTTTAGAGTTCCCCACGTACTCTTTCGACAAAGTGAAGGTGCTTTTGCGCCTCATATAGTCTCAATTGGCCCTTGTTACCATGGTCATGAAAACCTGAAGAGCATGGAAGACTTCAAGCTATGGTATTTACATGGCCTCCTCTCTCGGCGCCCAATTCCACAAACAAGTTTAAAGATATTCACCAAAGACATTCAGCAGTTGGAGGAACGTGCGCGTGAGTATTACACAGAACATTTGGTCGACTTTGACACAGATGAATTCATGGAGATGATGTTAGTAGATGGTTGTTTCATCTTAGAACATTTCTGCAGGAAACGAAACGGCATAGATGGACGACAAAGAGATGATCCCATATCCAGTGTACCTTGGATGGACAGTAACTTGCGAgttgacttgatgttgcttgaGAACCAAATCCTATGGGTTGTTCTTGAATGTCTCTTCAACCTAACAATGCCTCCCGGGGAAAGAAGCTCTTCCCTTGCTGAGCTTGCACTTGGTTTCTTTGATACTATGATGCCAACGACAGTTCTTGCCAAATCCAGCTCTAGGCTTGAAACAAAGCATATACTTGACTTGCTGTGGAACAACATAATTTCAGCTTCTGCAAATGTAGAGTTGACATTGGAGAATGATCAGTACTGGGAAGTAATTCCTAAAGTGACAGACCTTGTAGAGGCCAAAGTCAAATTCAGGAAGGGCAACCATGAAGAAATACTAAATATAAGATTCAAAGATGGGGTTATGGAAATACCACCATTGCTAATTCAAGGAAGCACAAAGCTACTCTTTCGGAATCTCATACTTATGAGCAGTGTTGTTATTTCTTGCCTAACCGAATCACTTCTTATGTT GATATCAGTAATTGAAGGATGTCATCAGCTTGATTGTTCTATAAATAGTCTTGTATCCCTCAACATGGTGGTGGCATTCATACTGAATAATGGAGCAGCTTCGGATTGCTTTCATAGAACATTACGAGGTTTGCAGCAAGAATTGATTCTAGTTATGAAGTTGGGCTTCATCTGTACCTCTGAAGTTCCTTTTCAACATGCTTTCCATAAACATATAAATGGCTGGTCCAAAAACTCTTCAATCGCTTATCTACAAAATGTCGACCTCCATGTTTACCACAATAACCAATCAATTTGGTTACGAATGATGTAA